One window from the genome of uncultured Tateyamaria sp. encodes:
- a CDS encoding carbonic anhydrase, with the protein MHRMKPLPSFLLQRYQGWKATTYAENSAWYQRLATEGQRPRAMIISCCDSRVNVTSIFGADQGEFFVHRNIANLVPPYEPDGEHHGTSAAVEYAVTVLKVAHLVVLGHSRCGGVQGCIDMCEGRAPELEEKGSFVGRWMDILRPKFPEVADMSVPETKAERLEQLAVVTSMENLMSFPFVEERVNAGSLSIHGLRMDIENGGLSQFMGKTLDFQPV; encoded by the coding sequence ATGCACAGGATGAAGCCACTTCCCAGCTTTCTTTTGCAGCGCTATCAGGGGTGGAAGGCGACGACCTATGCCGAAAACAGCGCCTGGTACCAACGGCTGGCCACCGAAGGACAACGCCCGCGCGCGATGATCATTTCCTGCTGTGACAGCCGGGTGAATGTCACGTCGATCTTCGGGGCCGATCAGGGTGAATTCTTTGTCCATCGCAACATTGCCAATCTGGTGCCGCCATATGAGCCGGATGGTGAACATCACGGCACGTCTGCGGCCGTCGAATATGCCGTCACCGTGCTGAAGGTCGCCCATCTGGTGGTGCTGGGTCATTCGCGCTGCGGGGGCGTACAGGGCTGTATCGACATGTGTGAAGGCCGCGCGCCGGAGCTGGAGGAGAAGGGCAGTTTCGTTGGTCGCTGGATGGATATCCTGCGTCCGAAATTCCCCGAGGTCGCCGACATGTCCGTGCCTGAAACCAAGGCCGAGCGGCTGGAACAGCTGGCCGTTGTCACGTCGATGGAAAACCTCATGTCCTTCCCCTTTGTCGAAGAGCGGGTGAACGCGGGTTCGCTGAGCATCCATGGGCTGCGCATGGACATCGAGAATGGCGGCCTGAGCCAATTCATGGGCAAGACGCTCGACTTTCAACCGGTCTAG
- a CDS encoding sodium-dependent bicarbonate transport family permease has translation MDQILSLAATNLLSPIILSFALGVAASLARSDLNIPEAVAKGMSIYLLFAIGFKGGVSVADHGIDGTLAASLLAGIVLSAALPIVAFGLLQVMGNLSRLDAAAVAAHYGSISIVTFVAATSVLDSSGIASEGYMVAVAAAMEAPAILSALWLISRGGDSRRMDPELMREIMLNGSIVLLVGSFLIGWATGVDGLAKIEAFIVSPFQGVLCLFLLDMGLVAGRGLRGGSGVLKPGVLTFGVVMPLVGATFGCAAGLFLGVSTGGVALFMVLSASASYIAVPAAMRVALPEANPSIYLTLSLGVTFPFNLTLGIPIYVAVASALTGG, from the coding sequence GTGGACCAGATCCTGAGCCTTGCGGCGACAAACCTTTTGTCGCCCATCATCCTGAGTTTTGCGCTGGGTGTGGCGGCGTCGCTGGCGCGGTCTGATCTGAACATTCCCGAGGCGGTGGCCAAGGGCATGTCCATCTACCTGCTGTTTGCAATCGGCTTCAAAGGCGGCGTCAGCGTGGCCGATCATGGGATCGACGGCACGCTGGCGGCGTCGCTGTTGGCGGGGATCGTATTGTCGGCCGCGCTGCCCATCGTCGCCTTTGGCCTGTTGCAGGTCATGGGGAACCTCAGCCGTCTGGATGCGGCGGCGGTTGCGGCGCATTACGGGTCCATTTCCATTGTGACCTTTGTTGCGGCCACATCCGTGTTGGACAGCAGCGGCATTGCATCCGAAGGCTATATGGTGGCGGTGGCCGCCGCGATGGAAGCCCCGGCGATCCTGTCTGCGCTATGGCTGATTTCGCGGGGCGGAGACAGCCGGCGCATGGACCCCGAATTGATGCGAGAGATCATGTTGAACGGGTCCATTGTTCTGTTGGTGGGCAGTTTCCTGATCGGCTGGGCCACAGGCGTGGACGGGTTGGCCAAGATCGAGGCGTTCATCGTGTCCCCGTTCCAGGGCGTCTTGTGCCTGTTCCTTCTGGACATGGGGCTGGTCGCGGGCCGTGGCCTGCGCGGCGGATCGGGCGTGTTGAAGCCTGGCGTTTTGACCTTTGGCGTCGTGATGCCGTTGGTTGGCGCGACCTTTGGCTGTGCCGCCGGGCTGTTTTTGGGGGTCAGCACGGGGGGCGTGGCGCTGTTCATGGTTCTGTCGGCCTCGGCCAGCTATATCGCCGTGCCCGCAGCCATGCGCGTGGCCCTGCCCGAGGCGAACCCGTCCATCTA